One window of Equus asinus isolate D_3611 breed Donkey chromosome 7, EquAss-T2T_v2, whole genome shotgun sequence genomic DNA carries:
- the LOC139045750 gene encoding histone-like protein HC2, protein MWLLEDLSPETTVPKNIALKTTALKTIVLKTTALKTTALKTIVLKTTALKTTALKTTALKAIVLKTTALKTTALKTTALKAIVLKTTALKTTALKTTALKTTALKTTALKTTALKTTVLKTTALKITALKTTVLKTTALKTTAQRPSSEDHKPEDHSHETTALKTGALKTTALKTAVLRTTALKTSLGNSYSDWERDLVKRTEVLKPAETSRCCPPCIHVLVATFTHR, encoded by the coding sequence atgtGGCTTCTTGAAGACCTGAGCCCTGAGACTACAGTCCCAAAGAACATAGCTCTGAAGACCACAGCTCTGAAGACCATAGTCCTGAAGACCACAGCTCTGAAGACCACAGCCCTGAAGACCATAGTCCTGAAGACCACAGCTCTGAAGACCACAGCTCTGAAGACCACAGCCCTGAAGGCCATAGTCCTGAAGACCACAGCTCTGAAGACCACAGCTCTGAAGACCACAGCCCTGAAGGCCATAGTCCTGAAGACCACAGCTCTGAAGACCACAGCTCTGAAGACCACAGCCCTGAAGACCACAGCCCTGAAGACCACAGCTCTGAAGACCACAGCTCTGAAGACCACAGTCCTGAAGACCACAGCCCTGAAGATCACAGCTCTGAAGACCACAGTCCTGAAGACCACAGCCCTGAAGACCAcagcccagagacccagctcTGAAGACCACAAACCTGAAGACCACAGCCATGAGACCACAGCCCTGAAGACCGGAGCTCTGAAGACCACAGCTCTGAAGACTGCAGTCCTGAGGACCACAGCTCTGAAGACATCCCTTGGAAACTCCTATAGTGACTGGGAGAGAGACCTCGTGAAGAGAACTGAAGTCCTGAAACCAGCAGAGACGTCTCGGTGTTGTCCCCCATGCATTCATGTTCTTGTGGCCACATTTACTCACAGATAG